The following coding sequences are from one Nicotiana tomentosiformis chromosome 3, ASM39032v3, whole genome shotgun sequence window:
- the LOC104115522 gene encoding uncharacterized protein isoform X2: protein MFFDGYGYHGTSFEQTYRCYPASFIDKPQIENGDKIIMPPSALDRLASLHIDYPMLFELRNAATDRVSHCGVLEFIAEEGMIYMPYWMMENLLLQEGDTVRVKNVTLPKGKYVKLQPHTKDFLDISNPKAILETTLRNFSCLTTGDSIMVAYNNKKYYIDIVESKPSNAISIIETDCEVDFAPPLDYKEPERPVPSLPSKTPAEGEEAAAEEEPKFNPFTGSARRLDGKPLKQQPPPVSTSGSKDKRPDMANATGQSAAGSSSQSSNRQTQGKLVFGSNANRNPDKQKEPVKEPVKEEPQKKEEPKFQAFTGKKYSLRG from the exons ATG TTTTTTGACGGGTATGGATATCATGGAACATCATTTGAGCAAACATACCGATGCTACCCTGCGTCATTCATTGATAAG CCGCAGATAGAGAATGGTGACAAAA TTATAATGCCTCCTTCTGCCCTTGATCGGCTAG CATCACTTCACATTGATTACCCAATGTTGTTTGAGCTTCGAAATGCTGCTACAGACCGTGTTTCTCACTGTGGGGTTCTGGAGTTTATTGCGGAAGAGGGCATGATATATATGCCTTACTGG ATGATGGAGAATTTACTACTACAAGAAGGTGACACAGTAAGAGTAAAAAATGTAACTCTTCCCAAGGGTAAATATGTCAAGTTGCAACCACACACGAAGGATTTCTTGGATATTTCCAACCCGAAGGCCAT CTTGGAGACAACACTGAGAAATTTTTCTTGCTTAACCACTGGAGATAGTATTATGGTGGCTTACAACAATAAAAAGTATTACATAGACATAGTTGAGTCGAAGCCCTCTAATGCAATAAGCATCATTGAGACAGACTGCGAGGTAGACTTTGCACCTCCTCTTGATTATAAAGAACCTGAAAGACCAGTTCCATCTCTTCCAAGCAAGACTCCAGCTGAAG GTGAAGAGGCTGCAGCAGAGGAGGAGCCGAAATTCAACCCTTTTACTGGTTCAGCAAGACGATTGGATGGGAAACCTCTGAAACAGCAACCTCCACCTGTTTCCACATCTGGGTCTAAAGACAAGCGACCTGATATGGCAAATGCTACTGGACAGTCAGCTGCCGGTTCAAGCTCTCAAAGCTCCAATCGTCAGACACAGGGGAAGCTTGTCTTTGGGTCAAATGCAAACCGGAATCCGGATAAACAAAAG GAACCTGTGAAGGAACCCGTGAAGGAGGAACCTCAAAAGAAAGAAGAGCCAAAGTTTCAAGCTTTCACTGGGAAAAAGTACTCCTTGAGGGGTTAA
- the LOC104115522 gene encoding uncharacterized protein isoform X1, translated as MFFDGYGYHGTSFEQTYRCYPASFIDKPQIENGDKIIMPPSALDRLASLHIDYPMLFELRNAATDRVSHCGVLEFIAEEGMIYMPYWVDIICMMENLLLQEGDTVRVKNVTLPKGKYVKLQPHTKDFLDISNPKAILETTLRNFSCLTTGDSIMVAYNNKKYYIDIVESKPSNAISIIETDCEVDFAPPLDYKEPERPVPSLPSKTPAEGEEAAAEEEPKFNPFTGSARRLDGKPLKQQPPPVSTSGSKDKRPDMANATGQSAAGSSSQSSNRQTQGKLVFGSNANRNPDKQKEPVKEPVKEEPQKKEEPKFQAFTGKKYSLRG; from the exons ATG TTTTTTGACGGGTATGGATATCATGGAACATCATTTGAGCAAACATACCGATGCTACCCTGCGTCATTCATTGATAAG CCGCAGATAGAGAATGGTGACAAAA TTATAATGCCTCCTTCTGCCCTTGATCGGCTAG CATCACTTCACATTGATTACCCAATGTTGTTTGAGCTTCGAAATGCTGCTACAGACCGTGTTTCTCACTGTGGGGTTCTGGAGTTTATTGCGGAAGAGGGCATGATATATATGCCTTACTGGGTAGATATTATTTGT ATGATGGAGAATTTACTACTACAAGAAGGTGACACAGTAAGAGTAAAAAATGTAACTCTTCCCAAGGGTAAATATGTCAAGTTGCAACCACACACGAAGGATTTCTTGGATATTTCCAACCCGAAGGCCAT CTTGGAGACAACACTGAGAAATTTTTCTTGCTTAACCACTGGAGATAGTATTATGGTGGCTTACAACAATAAAAAGTATTACATAGACATAGTTGAGTCGAAGCCCTCTAATGCAATAAGCATCATTGAGACAGACTGCGAGGTAGACTTTGCACCTCCTCTTGATTATAAAGAACCTGAAAGACCAGTTCCATCTCTTCCAAGCAAGACTCCAGCTGAAG GTGAAGAGGCTGCAGCAGAGGAGGAGCCGAAATTCAACCCTTTTACTGGTTCAGCAAGACGATTGGATGGGAAACCTCTGAAACAGCAACCTCCACCTGTTTCCACATCTGGGTCTAAAGACAAGCGACCTGATATGGCAAATGCTACTGGACAGTCAGCTGCCGGTTCAAGCTCTCAAAGCTCCAATCGTCAGACACAGGGGAAGCTTGTCTTTGGGTCAAATGCAAACCGGAATCCGGATAAACAAAAG GAACCTGTGAAGGAACCCGTGAAGGAGGAACCTCAAAAGAAAGAAGAGCCAAAGTTTCAAGCTTTCACTGGGAAAAAGTACTCCTTGAGGGGTTAA
- the LOC104115522 gene encoding uncharacterized protein isoform X3: protein MPPSALDRLASLHIDYPMLFELRNAATDRVSHCGVLEFIAEEGMIYMPYWVDIICMMENLLLQEGDTVRVKNVTLPKGKYVKLQPHTKDFLDISNPKAILETTLRNFSCLTTGDSIMVAYNNKKYYIDIVESKPSNAISIIETDCEVDFAPPLDYKEPERPVPSLPSKTPAEGEEAAAEEEPKFNPFTGSARRLDGKPLKQQPPPVSTSGSKDKRPDMANATGQSAAGSSSQSSNRQTQGKLVFGSNANRNPDKQKEPVKEPVKEEPQKKEEPKFQAFTGKKYSLRG, encoded by the exons ATGCCTCCTTCTGCCCTTGATCGGCTAG CATCACTTCACATTGATTACCCAATGTTGTTTGAGCTTCGAAATGCTGCTACAGACCGTGTTTCTCACTGTGGGGTTCTGGAGTTTATTGCGGAAGAGGGCATGATATATATGCCTTACTGGGTAGATATTATTTGT ATGATGGAGAATTTACTACTACAAGAAGGTGACACAGTAAGAGTAAAAAATGTAACTCTTCCCAAGGGTAAATATGTCAAGTTGCAACCACACACGAAGGATTTCTTGGATATTTCCAACCCGAAGGCCAT CTTGGAGACAACACTGAGAAATTTTTCTTGCTTAACCACTGGAGATAGTATTATGGTGGCTTACAACAATAAAAAGTATTACATAGACATAGTTGAGTCGAAGCCCTCTAATGCAATAAGCATCATTGAGACAGACTGCGAGGTAGACTTTGCACCTCCTCTTGATTATAAAGAACCTGAAAGACCAGTTCCATCTCTTCCAAGCAAGACTCCAGCTGAAG GTGAAGAGGCTGCAGCAGAGGAGGAGCCGAAATTCAACCCTTTTACTGGTTCAGCAAGACGATTGGATGGGAAACCTCTGAAACAGCAACCTCCACCTGTTTCCACATCTGGGTCTAAAGACAAGCGACCTGATATGGCAAATGCTACTGGACAGTCAGCTGCCGGTTCAAGCTCTCAAAGCTCCAATCGTCAGACACAGGGGAAGCTTGTCTTTGGGTCAAATGCAAACCGGAATCCGGATAAACAAAAG GAACCTGTGAAGGAACCCGTGAAGGAGGAACCTCAAAAGAAAGAAGAGCCAAAGTTTCAAGCTTTCACTGGGAAAAAGTACTCCTTGAGGGGTTAA
- the LOC104115523 gene encoding epimerase family protein SDR39U1 homolog, chloroplastic, with amino-acid sequence MELCRVPAATTAFAWTNSISSTLQLPQTLFVGVGPKRFRVWCVNGNIESQKESQMVVSVTGATGFVGKRLVQRLHADKHQIRVLTRSRSKAQSIFPVKEFPGLVIAEEPEWRNCIEGSTAVVNLAGMPISTRWSPEIKKEIKQSRIRVTSKVVDLINNSQDDDRPKVLISASAVGYYGTSEARVFDEQSPPGNDFLAEVCREWEGAALKVNKDVRLALIRIGVVLGKDGGALAKMIPIFMMFAGGPLGSGNQWFSWIHLDDLVDLIYEALSNPSYKGVINGTAPNPVRLAEMCEQLGSVLGRPSWLPVPEIALKAVLGEGASVVLDGQKVVPTRAKELGFPFKYRYIKDALKAIMS; translated from the exons ATGGAGCTATGTAGAGTACCAGCTGCTACTACTGCATTTGCATGGACAAATTCCATCTCCTCTACCCTTCAACTCCCTCAAACTCTCTTT GTAGGAGTTGGGCCTAAAAGATTCAGAGTTTGGTGTGTGAATGGAAACATTGAGTCTCAGAAG GAAAGTCAGATGGTTGTATCAGTTACTGGAGCTACTGGATTTGTTGGGAAAAGATTGGTGCAAAGATTGCATGCAG ATAAGCATCAGATTCGAGTGTTGACAAGGTCAAGATCCAAAGCACAATCAATATTTCCGG TTAAAGAATTTCCAGGACTTGTAATTGCTGAGGAGCCAGAATGGAGAAACTGTATTGAAGGTTCAACAGCTGTTGTAAATTTGGCTGGAATGCCCATTAGTACTAGATGGTCCCCTGAG ATCAAGAAAGAGATCAAGCAAAGCAGGATTAGAGTAACCTCCAAG GTTGTggatttaatcaataattcacaGGATGATGATCGCCCCAAAGTTTTAATAAGTGCATCAGCAGTTGGTTACTACG GAACCAGTGAGGCTCGAGTGTTTGATGAGCAAAGTCCGCCAGGAAATGACTTCTTAGCTGAG GTTTGTAGAGAATGGGAGGGAGCTGCACTCAAAGTCAATAAAGATGTCAGGCTTGCTCTAATTCGCATTGGTGTTGTCCTTGGAAAAGATGGTGGTGCTTTAG CTAAAATGATCCCAATCTTCATGATGTTTGCTGGGGGACCTTTGGGGTCTGGAAACCAATG GTTTTCATGGATTCATTTGGACGACCTTGTAGATCTAATATATGAAGCTCTATCCAATCCATCCTATAAAG GGGTGATTAATGGAACAGCGCCAAATCCTGTTAGGCTGGCAGAAATGTGTGAACAACTGGGATCTGTTTTAGGGCGACCTTCATGGCTACCAGTACCAGAAATTGCACTCAAAGCTGTCCTTGGAGAGGGTGCATCTGTG GTGTTGGATGGGCAGAAGGTGGTTCCAACGAGGGCCAAGGAGTTGGGTTTTCCATTCAAATACCGATATATCAAAGACGCTCTGAAAGCAATCATGTCATGA